The sequence CTCAAGAAGAAGTGACTTGTATTGCAATCTCCAAAGGGATGATTGATTTTTCAACGGGGGGTAGCACTGCGACATTTGTTATAGTAATTCTATCAAATGGGGAATTATCATTGCTTGTTTTGAAAAACTTTTCTCAAGTAATGCATTTCACATATTACTTCTAGCCATTGCAGTGATTGCATATGTTGTAGCCAATATGGTTCATGAGCAAGCCAGCCTTCTTGTCAATGCAGAAAGGATGCGGACAATCACAACTGGACTTTCATACTGGATAGAGAAATGCAGCATTTGCCTCTTACAGTTCGAGGTTTTGCCCCATGATCCTGTTGCTTCACAGCAGGTATCAAATGCTTGTGTTCTTCTTTGACATGTTTTTTGCAGGATTGTAGATCACATTAAACCTCAGAAATCAGTCAGAAAGAAATTTTCAAACCTCGAGTTATCAACTCGCTGCTGTAAAATTCTTCTGTGGATTCGCACTAGGATTAATCAATCAACGCGAGATGAAAGGGTTGTGGTTGAAGTTTTAAGATTCTAATGATTTCTAATCAAGCTCAAAATAGAAGTCTTTTAGGCTAGGACTACATGAGAGCAGTTTTGTGCCTTCAGCTTTAACCAAATTTGCTTGGAAATCTCAAAAATTGGCAATATAGTTTCTGCAACAAATGTTATATCATTTCCATCTTGACATGATCTTATGGACCTAGAGTTTGAAGAGAGTCACATAGGTAGCTCCTCAGATTTTTGGGTTTGATAACTGGTAACCTTAGAAGCATTTCCGGAGAATAATTATTCATCTTTCTGTGCAATATTTGCCATTTGCCTATTTATTAGAATGGCCTTCATGAACCAATTGTTTTTCTTCAAATATCATGCTTTGAGTAATGAAATCTGCTTGATACTACACTTCCAACCTTGTGCTAACAACCTCACATTTTGAATCTGAATACAAGAACActggaattttttttattatcttttttttataattttttcactCTCTTTTTGAGTACCTAGTACCTAAGAAAGCATTTGGTAGAAATGGATTTAGCACAAGATAGTTTCCtactctattttatttattaattgaattttattctGAACTAAAACATGTTACTAGCTTATAGATACAGAAGAACCCACAAAAGATCAACACAGAGCAAGCTTTCACTTCAGATCTGAAGCTTGTTAAAAGTACTATCCATTGCATGTATTTGAAAGTCTTAAGATTGACCTTCAAAAGAGAGACCCATCAATATGATTTGAAGCAGAGTAGAATATATGGAAAAATCTTCTGAAATACACTGAAATCTATAATTTAAGGTTCATTTGTCCAGATgcaaacaaaaatcaattgCAAATACTGTCAACCatctttttgattttttaaccTTCAGCCTCTGATTCTCAGTATTTCTTAGGGTTCTTTATCCTGATGCAAGAGTTCTTGATCCATCAGATGTCTCCAGAAAAATATCACCTGTCACAAGGAACAAAGTGAACATCAGCTCTCTCAATTCCGACGACAAACTAGCCTATAACTTCCCAAATCATATTGTAGCAGGTAATTACTAATCAAAATGTATTTAAGAAACAGGACAAATAGCCATTTGACTTCATGCAAGATTAAAATAGCCAAATCTTCATACACTGGCATAAGTATTATGCAAGCAAACCTAGAACGTATCAGTACATAGTGTTATTTCCTATCTAGCTTTATCAGGATTCTGAagttttaaattgttaatcaAACCAGAGCACAACCAAGTTAGTGAACAAGAAAGACCTTAACATTTgcacaaaagataaaataaaaagaaaaacaagaagaacTTAGAACGAACTGTAAATTTAACAAACCTCAAGATGCTGAAGTGTTTGTTACTTCAGCTGTGTTATTTGAACTAGTAGTGTTATCAGCAGATGGAGGAACATAAATTCGAGCCTTTTTAAGAATTTCAGCAACAACCCAGTGCTTTCGCTTGCTCAGTGGCCTAGAAGGATCCAATCGAACCTGAAACATaacaaatatatttcattaaacAGGAAGAAATTTTATCATAGAGAATCATATTATATGTTCATTCACTCATACTGGAGAAGAAAAAAGTGGGAAGAAAGAGGTGGGGGCAAAGACAAACATGTTCCTCATTGCTGCTTTTCCGACTTACTTTAAAACCAAATGAAGCATTATCACCGAATCCCTCAAGTTCAAAGGGCAGAAAGGAGGATGCACCATGTAAGGACATCCATTTCCGAACGAATAGAACTCCCGCAAGGCAGACGAGACCCTCAAGGTATCAAGTGTAATTCTCTCACTATTTATAAGTTGAAGAGGACCAGAAAAAATGAAACCAAATGCAATTTATCTTGGCAAAAGAATGATAAGCAGTTCATCTAAGCTCCTCAATTCTCGTATTAGGCTGTTATATATCTAGTTGTCAGTGTTCTTTAAAAATTCTCTCTACCAGAAGCAAAACATGATGGACTATGGCATGAGCATCTACTCCGTTCATCCTCCTCCCTGAGAAGGACTCACTACCTCTTCAAGAACTCCAGTAAGACAATGCACTACCAAATTGATATTTGCACACTAGCTGTTGAATGGTAGCCAGGATCAACACTTTCAGTAGATTTCCAATTTTatttccctttttttctttctttgaaaagaatCAACAGCTTGGCAAATTGGGTATCATTCAAATTTACTCatttgtcaaaaagaaaaaagcaaacaCAATTTTCacagaaaatgcaaaagagAACTCTTTTACTGTAAGGGTATTGACATAAAGATGCTAATTTTCAGATTTCAAGTATCAATAATAGCATCAACGAACGAACACTGCAACCCGAccaataaatagaaaaaatatttgttaatagaTAGAGAAGTAGCAGATTCAAGAATGACTATGTCGatataaagaaagacaaaGGCTTACGCGATCACCGATATTGCAAAGGTCATTCTCGTCGTGAGCCATGAATTTGGAAGTGCGCTTGACGTAACGATTGTAGAGCTTGTTGTGGAAAAGCCTATCAACAGCTACTACTACTGATTTCTGCATTTTGTTTGATACTACCATTCCTACTACTGATTTCATCTTTTCCTAAACCCCAAACAAACCCTTAGCACCCACTTCTCTCCAGTCTTCACTCTTCTTCATTCAAACCCAAAAACCCCTATTAAATTTCGTGCCTTTCGATCCCTTACTAAAACGCCATCGTTTCAACTCGCCTTCTTTATtgttgttatttcttttaagagaaagattaaaaaaaaaaaaagttactGTGATTTACCTTGGTTTATGCTTTTACATTTGAATGATAGAgaaatgttttatttatttagcatTTTGTTGGTATGTaactttttcaatatttttatattattttatatatatttaacatgGATCAtgatcaaaatataatataataaatattgtggcatttaatattatatggttcataaaatatattatttaacagtatattttaaatttaactgaaaattgaaaaaatatgttatgataatttattataatcacAAAGTGttaattagatattatattacttgaagaatacttatttttcataattttattttatatcaatatttagattatatatatacatataaaatatcagTGATGtgaacttaaaaatattaaaaaaaaagcacaagtgatattttttagtataatatatttttttatcttttaagtgtgaaaatataataagtttgtaaatttttttttcagttgttaagaaaaaaatgaaaatatagtggaatttattttttaatctcaaataaatatttgggttttcattttaaaatcatttgacatattcaaattccaaacaataaatttaaaattttctttaataaaaccctaatatttcttaCTCACGAAAAAAgttattcttctattcaaaattctctccattttgctttcttttttcccaaAACTTACAATTTGCAtaaagttattaaatttagaattcaatttataatgattttttccattgattcttaattttatttttttcattaatttttattaataaatgtatTTTGGTAAAACTCATTCCTaaaagctagctcaaaggAAAAGGATGTCAAATCTACTTATATACATTATAACAGCTCAGTAACCTAGCGATGTGAGATAAAGACAACTTCTAACACCCTCTATCGCGATAAATGAGTTTGGAAAGAACTCATCCTAAAAGCTAGCCCAAAGGAAAAGGATGTCCAATCCACTTATATACATTATAACAGTTCAGTAACCAAGCGATATGGaataaatacaacttctaacacttatattaaattacctTGAAATATGGTAAAGCGATTATTTGTTGTTTGGAGATAATTAGTAGGATCACATTATGTAATAAGATAATTAGtacaattataattatattattttaaagatattatattaacttgATTATGGGATTATATTCTTCAATAGATATTATGTTCCATTTTATtgcatatattatttatatacattaatttaagagtttttaattaacttttattaatttatattcaaagttcttatgtttaatttttttatttataagttcCTTAATCCAAATTCGAATTCGTGAGATTTATTTGTACCACAATCTCATTCCACTACATGGGTTTCAtgtcagaaaaaagaaagaaaaaaaagaaaagaaaagtatccTCCAAATTGTAGGTTAACACAAAGAAACTATCAGGTGAACGTTGAATTCTCTTCGTCCAGTGACCCTCCAACAATCAAAGAgtataataaatgaattattttgtaTGTTTTCTGAATTACGTTTCTTTCTTGTGCAGAGGACtttcttcatatatatatatattcttttatgatatatatacatatatatttagtcTAAGAATATATTGGATAAAATTTATGGATGacaaaatactattttaagagttttaatatagttatattcaaaatttaaacttaaaatatttattaaattagaaaaaataatcataatctCATCTATATGCTCTTGATTTGATATACAACAATTGTATAAAGTTTGACTTGTTGGACTTGAATAACCTCTTTGGTTTCTACTTTTGAAATTCACCTATTCTAGCTTAGCTGTTCTTCTAATATAACTTAAATGATTAGGTGGCTATCCATGACTTAATTACTCATAAATCTTAGTGTtggaatagaaataaaattaattaaattccaGAGTCATTCATATActcataatattaataataaatttatattattttaattttaatgatttattaacataattgAATACTAAAgttatatagaatttttaatttatacaaataattaaaaattatatataaactaattgataatttaaattaacaaaataacctataaaattaataagttatttaaaataatatcgattaatttttttataatgactTCATTATGATAAATTACGCTCTAGTGAAACCCTAAATTTCAAACTTTTGAatgaaaattacataatttggaAACTGTATGAATCCACTTTTGAGGGAGGGCCAAGGGCTCCACTAGGTAAGGAGACAAGTCCTAATCAAAGTGAGTTTCACAGTATATATAACGAATCagtaataaaaatgaagatgGATGGTCTAACCACCACCAATATATTTTTGTCCCTTGTCAACTTCAAATAACAAGATTCCAGTGAAGTGGACGCCAAGAAACTCAAAAAAAGACCATGATTttatattacatattaaaacTTACCTTAAGCACTATAATACATTACTAACGAACTCAATCACTGTCAGCTGTACCAATCCCTGGAATTATCTGTCTCTGCTATTCTTTGTATTTATAAGAAGGAGCTTCCTTTGTCTGTCAATCGATCACTTGCACCATCAGTTCATTTCCAAGTTCCAAGGTGCAAAAGCAAAGCTATGGAGACAGAGGAGAGAAGATTGGTGGTGATGGGTCGGGCAGAGATTGACACTCGAGCCCCATTTGGGTCAGTTAAAGAAGCAGTCAGTTTGTTTGGGGAGAGAGTGTTAGCTGGGGAAATCTATGCTAACAAGCTCAAACAggttctctctttctctataGATAGAAGAATGCATGTCTACGTATATGTATTTCTTGTCACTGCATGATGCGACTCCGATTAGGATTCTGGCCCTCAAAAGcctcacaaatatatatatatatatatatatatttttttttttcttttttcacataCATAGACcaagatataagaaaatttcattttaattgctcatcattaacttattaaaacatatttataaatcttctattttatgattttattaatctgCACATCAAGCGTCAACCTAATTGAGATATTTAGATGcgatttaatttagttatagtaagttttgatattatattttgttatattagaTATGCTGTCAGACATGAATATTAGATTACATAATAGTAAAGAAGtaagaaatttttagataattgAAATAGTAAAATGAAATACACTAATTCTAGTCCTACCTTGATGAATTATTGTGTGTCCACTAAGtttaatttccaatttaaaTGTAATTACAAATGTTCTTGGTTAGATGCGAGGTGGAGCAAGTGAAAGTGGGCAGTCTCAATCCAGAATGGGAGCTTTGACAGCAGAGCTTGAAGAAACAAAGTTAAGTCTCAAAAAATCAAGAGCAGAAGCCGAATTGATGACAAACTGTGTAAAATCTCTTAAAGAAGAACTAGAACAGACAAAGAAGGAGCTACAATGGctaaagacaaaagaaatgtTTAAGAAGCAACCAGTTATTATTGATGATCCTGGAATTGAAGACCTCAAGTTCATTGAAAATGCAACAAAAGTAGATACGAACAGCCACATGGATGACATTGATaatgatggtgatgatgatgaagaagaagctgCTGAGtttggaaagaaaagatatgTGAAATTTGCTAGCCCTCCTTCATTGGCAAAGGTTATTGTTACCAAAGAGGAATTGCTTGGGAGACCTCCTTCAGATAAAAAGGCCATTAAAAAAAAGGCACTTGCACCTATTTTAGGGTGGTTGTtttcaaagaagaagatggtGAATCTCCAAGAATAAGTTGAGACACTTGctatacttttattattaataggtATAATGGTAAAAAGATTCAAATCTAGctacttttgaaaattttgattgatttttttaattttggtaaaAATGGTCCGgattgtaaaatattttataattttgacgaaatttttaattttagtcaaaatttaataaattcaatagtTTACATAGTTTATCTATGTCATTCTACCTTGTATACCATGTTACTTTTTTTTGacgaaaattaaaaattaactaaaattattaatgattttgtaattgaagctattttaatcaaaattaaaaagaattggcCAAACTTACCAAAAGCCATACAAATTtgaacctttttttttaaccaCTGCCTTGTTAATAGCACATGCAAATTTTGTATTCCCCTTGGATTGCAAAACCAAAGAACAAAATTTGAAGCATGAGTTGGTAAGTGGGCTTTTTGCCAAGAATCATTTGGGAAAGCATAGCTATGAATCAGTAGAAGTCTGTTTGCAAGTTTGGGAggagaaataatattttctttgggCTCACTTGTTTCATTTGAGATTGGGCCTAAAAAGGCATGTTTTTGTACCTTATATTGGGCATAAGAGAACCCAAGTTAATTTGATATTCCATGTTTCCCCATGTTTTAAGCTGAATTCTTTTaacatttctcttttttatgttGCAAAACTTGCACCTCTCCAGGAATCATCAGAGtgaaaaaatgttaaaaaccATTAAGATCAAATTTCTTTCTAAGGGTGTATTTGAGATTGTTATTGGGTATTATgatcaaagttttgcattatcttattaagaaatttaaaaagtgtATTTAGAATTGATGTTGGGTGTTTAAAAGGTAAGTTTggaactttttttatttaataatattaatttcttaaaatcttttattgcTTCTATTAAATCTACTTGTGAGAAAAGTATCAATTCATCTgttttttgtaaaataattttcaaaatttaaaaaataatataaaataatgactgagataaaaaaaatattttttcaattttaataccGAATACGGCTTACCTCTTAATGAGTTAAGATTTAAAATGTGACATGGATATTGAAGgtaattattaataactatGCATAAAATACACCTAATCTAGCTAGGATGAGATGATATGAATAATACAGAATAATAACAAGTTAACATCCGAATCATAAGTGGCCAGAAATTCCTGATTAGAAAAGTAGTTTCGAACAATATGCTCATTCCTAAATTTTGAGATCAAATCCAAATAGGgtaaataatataatctaTATAGAACACTAGCTCCCTACAATAAGAGAAACCATATTCTCATATGAAAATGGACCAATCTAGCACCATATAAACAGTTTGGATTTACGGTTTTGAGGTATCTTATATTAcgattttatacttttatatttatttttcaaatattcaacttAAGCATCAGAGTGGATTCAGAAAAATCCATCTATGGTATTCTGTTGATTTACTTATTACTTGTTCACTGAAATACTTTTTTAAGGATCGTCGCTAGATGTTCGTCTATCTTGCTAGGTGATCCATCAACTATGAACCATATGATTAGcctttgaa comes from Ricinus communis isolate WT05 ecotype wild-type chromosome 5, ASM1957865v1, whole genome shotgun sequence and encodes:
- the LOC8268721 gene encoding WEB family protein At2g17940, translating into METEERRLVVMGRAEIDTRAPFGSVKEAVSLFGERVLAGEIYANKLKQMRGGASESGQSQSRMGALTAELEETKLSLKKSRAEAELMTNCVKSLKEELEQTKKELQWLKTKEMFKKQPVIIDDPGIEDLKFIENATKVDTNSHMDDIDNDGDDDEEEAAEFGKKRYVKFASPPSLAKVIVTKEELLGRPPSDKKAIKKKALAPILGWLFSKKKMVNLQE
- the LOC8268720 gene encoding 30S ribosomal protein S17; translation: MKSVVGMVVSNKMQKSVVVAVDRLFHNKLYNRYVKRTSKFMAHDENDLCNIGDRVRLDPSRPLSKRKHWVVAEILKKARIYVPPSADNTTSSNNTAEVTNTSAS